In a genomic window of Quercus lobata isolate SW786 chromosome 4, ValleyOak3.0 Primary Assembly, whole genome shotgun sequence:
- the LOC115985392 gene encoding uncharacterized protein LOC115985392 → MAGEPKRCNPNLYYHYHQDHGHMMEDCGNLWDHLKQLVREGKLKQLLYHSNGRVGQVGSEMHGDTSLRLPLSIINVIFTASGKIGSCSSRVLSMFRLPTEEHCQASKRAKVDIPLILGFSDEDKVGTIQPHDDALVVMLRIGGYDVKRMMIDQGSAIDIMYLDLYKRLGLKPEDLAAYSSPLVGAKLPL, encoded by the exons atggcaggAGAGCCTAAGAGATGCAACCCGAACCTTTATTAtcactatcatcaggatcatgggcacaTGATGGAAGATTGcgggaatttatgggaccatttgaaACAGCTGGTCCGAGAGGGGAAATTGAAGCAACTCTTGTATCATTCCAATGGTAGGGTAGGCCAGGTTGGCTCAGAGATGCATGGGGACACTTCTTTAAGACTCCCCCTTAGCATAATAAACGTTATTTTTACCGCCTCAGGGAAGATTGGATCTTGTTCTTCTAGGGTACTGTCGATGTTCCGACTTCCAACCGAGGAGCATTGCCAAGCGTCAAAAAGAGCCAAGGTGGACATCCCCTTGATTTTGGGCTTTTCGGATGAGGACAAGGTTGGAACTATacagccccatgatgatgctctgGTGGTCATGTTGAGAATTGGTGGGTACGATGTAAAAAGGATGATGATTGATCAAGGTAGTGCTATTGATATAATGTACCTAGATTTGTATAAAAGGCTAGGTTTGAAGCCTGAGGACTTGGCAGCCTACAGTTCCCCTCTg GTTGGGGCTAAACTGCCTTTGTAA
- the LOC115985393 gene encoding salicylate carboxymethyltransferase-like, whose product MIFRFAYLSKKSDIQADLGCSSGPNTLIVTYEIIDAIVGLCRETGHSPPELTVFLNDLPSNDFNTDFKLLPDFYAMLKREKGNDVGPCFIAGMPGSFYGRLFPSKSLDFVHSSYGVHWLSKVPQGINNNKGNIYMGKTSPHNVFEAYLEQFQSDFSLLLRSRADEIKLGGQMILTFIGRSIKDPTTRDCYLVLELLAKCLLNMAAEGLIEEADIDTFNLPHDTHFIEEVKIIVEKEGSFVIDQLETFEVNMDANDNEENKNCGFDKFTCGQNVSRCYRAVLESLLVDHFGQAIIDDLFERYAEFIVEYLSMEKTKNFNIVISMERK is encoded by the exons atgattttccgCTTTGCATATCTCTCAAAAAAGAGTGATATCCAAG CAGACTTAGGTTGCTCTTCAGGACCCAACACACTTATAGTTACCTACGAAATAATTGATGCCATAGTCGGACTGTGTCGAGAAACTGGACACTCTCCTCCTGAGCTCACAGTGTTTCTAAATGACCTTCCAAGTAATGATTTCAACACTGATTTCAAATTACTGCCAgacttttatgctatgttgaagaGGGAGAAAGGCAACGATGTAGGCCCATGTTTCATAGCGGGAATGCCAGGGTCCTTCTATGGCAGGCTCTTTCCTAGCAAAAGCCTGGATTTTGTTCATTCTTCTTATGGTGTGCATTGGCTCTCTAAG gTACCTCAAGGGATAAACAATAATAAGGGGAACATATACATGGGGAAGACAAGCCCTCACAATGTATTCGAGGCATACTTGGAGCAATTTCagagtgatttctctcttttacttCGCTCACGTGCTGATGAAATAAAACTTGGAGGGCAAATGATTCTAACCTTTATTGGTAGGAGTATCAAAGATCCCACTACTAGAGATTGTTACCTCGTTTTGGAGTTGCTAGCAAAGTGTCTCCTTAACATGGCTGCTGAA GGGCTAATTGAAGAGGCTGATATCGACACGTTCAATTTGCCTCACGACACACATTTCATCGAAGAAGTAAAAATCATTGTTGAAAAAGAGGGATCCTTTGTTATTGATCAACTGGAAACATTTGAAGTCAATATGGATGCCAATGACAAcgaggaaaacaaaaattgcgGGTTCGACAAGTTTACATGTGGACAAAATGTGTCACGTTGCTATAGAGCGGTTTTAGAATCCTTGCTTGTTGATCACTTTGGACAGGCAATTATAGATGATTTATTTGAGAGGTACGCAGAGTTTATCGTTGAGTATCTTTCCATGGAGAAGACAAAGAATTTCAACATCGTAATTTCAATGGAAAGGAAATGA